A portion of the Sabethes cyaneus chromosome 3, idSabCyanKW18_F2, whole genome shotgun sequence genome contains these proteins:
- the LOC128739436 gene encoding uncharacterized protein LOC128739436, with protein sequence MTVISGTQLNEILTKCGFGAVALDVSSEVVGQINGMITDSNEAAMFVAHLIHECGGFECREETSSGHIQLTWDDDYLAASYRIARDDERPVKDPNLCTRVLQLYWDTRVRPQAGSFTSFCATTKALHGALEPSPNHSNTTKRYRYYLKAAAVLGVVNVASE encoded by the coding sequence ATGACAGTGATTAGTGGTACACAATTGAACGAAATATTAACCAAGTGCGGATTTGGTGCAGTCGCTTTGGATGTATCGTCCGAAGTGGTTGGACAGATTAACGGAATGATCACGGACAGCAACGAGGCAGCGATGTTTGTTGCTCATCTGATCCATGAGTGTGGCGGTTTCGAATGTCGGGAGGAAACTAGCAGCGGACATATCCAGCTAACCTGGGATGACGATTACCTGGCTGCATCATACCGTATTGCCAGGGACGATGAGAGACCGGTGAAGGATCCAAATTTGTGCACGCGGGTGTTGCAGTTGTACTGGGACACGAGAGTACGCCCGCAAGCTGGTTCCTTTACGAGTTTCTGTGCCACAACCAAAGCTTTACACGGTGCACTGGAACCGAGCCCCAACCATTCAAACACAACGAAACGCTATAGGTACTACCTGAAGGCAGCTGCTGTCCTGGGTGTTGTCAATGTAGCATCTGAGTGA